Proteins from a genomic interval of Candidatus Neomarinimicrobiota bacterium:
- a CDS encoding carbon-nitrogen hydrolase family protein, producing the protein MKIALVQQFVTPNKKENISKGLAALEEAASNDADLVAYAELAFEPFYPRCHSDGKHMELAETIPGDLTDLFCRKAKELGLVIVLNLFERDGSKTYDSSPVIDSDGSILGVTRMMHITDYEYFHEQDYYSPSANIPGVYDTAVGKIGVAICYDRHYPEVMRALRLQGAELVLIPQAGTVGEWPNGLYEAEVRVAAFQNGYFVALVNRVGEESELTFAGESFITTPDGSVLASAPSGKEAILYADLDFGILKDTHATNYFLKDRRPGSYGIIS; encoded by the coding sequence TTGAAAATTGCGCTGGTTCAGCAATTCGTCACACCGAATAAAAAAGAGAATATCAGCAAAGGATTAGCTGCGCTCGAAGAGGCCGCATCCAACGACGCCGATCTTGTGGCCTATGCCGAGCTTGCGTTCGAACCTTTTTACCCGAGATGTCATTCAGACGGAAAGCACATGGAGCTGGCAGAAACTATCCCCGGTGATCTGACTGATCTGTTCTGTCGCAAAGCTAAAGAACTTGGATTGGTAATCGTATTGAATTTGTTTGAGCGCGACGGATCAAAAACTTACGACTCATCCCCCGTAATTGATTCTGACGGCTCAATTCTCGGTGTAACGCGAATGATGCACATAACCGATTATGAATATTTTCATGAACAGGATTACTATTCACCTTCTGCCAACATTCCCGGTGTTTACGACACAGCTGTCGGCAAAATCGGCGTAGCCATTTGCTATGACAGGCACTATCCTGAGGTTATGCGCGCGCTGAGATTACAAGGCGCCGAACTTGTACTGATTCCGCAAGCGGGAACTGTCGGTGAATGGCCCAACGGACTATATGAAGCTGAAGTCCGGGTTGCGGCTTTCCAGAACGGCTATTTTGTTGCATTGGTGAATAGGGTTGGAGAGGAAAGCGAACTGACTTTTGCGGGAGAATCTTTTATTACCACTCCCGATGGCAGCGTACTCGCATCTGCTCCAAGCGGAAAGGAAGCGATACTTTATGCCGATCTGGATTTCGGAATATTGAAGGATACTCATGCGACAAATTATTTTTTAAAAGACAGACGACCGGGAAGTTACGGTATTATCAGCTGA
- a CDS encoding DUF2914 domain-containing protein, translating to MRDKFNIIFLFFILYLISGSAISAQGILKIERIAIAVAVEDRQPIGVSDVFADTVGALYCFTEIRGMGETTTVSQVWYYGEKRMAEVKLTVRGYRWRTWSTKVMQVEWTGDWRVDVVSEDGKILKSKRFRIVATNESVAVPDTLSNQ from the coding sequence TTGTACCTGATTTCCGGTTCAGCAATTTCTGCACAGGGCATTCTTAAGATCGAACGAATAGCTATTGCTGTCGCTGTGGAAGATCGTCAGCCTATAGGAGTATCAGATGTATTCGCTGATACTGTAGGAGCGCTTTATTGTTTTACCGAGATTAGGGGGATGGGAGAAACCACCACCGTGAGCCAGGTCTGGTATTATGGCGAAAAACGGATGGCGGAAGTAAAATTAACTGTGCGGGGATACCGATGGCGGACATGGTCAACAAAAGTTATGCAGGTTGAGTGGACGGGGGATTGGCGCGTTGATGTTGTATCTGAAGACGGTAAAATATTAAAATCAAAGAGGTTTCGAATCGTGGCAACAAATGAATCTGTAGCTGTTCCGGACACTCTTTCCAATCAGTAA